The Candidatus Methylomirabilota bacterium genome includes a region encoding these proteins:
- a CDS encoding FAD-dependent oxidoreductase — MDPARVSYDVVVVGGGAAGLAAAVAAAGRGARTALVERYGFLGGMATAGMVGTICGLYRATKAGPPEPLNPGFPDLFARRLAAMPGCEPPVRRGRTFVLPYTPFAFMCLADEVTAGAGPLDLYLHAHLTAVERHGERIESVRVTTWERTVELTAQAVVDASGDAVVAYRAGAATETSAPADRQLPSLIFALQQVDTAALGSGARLALLRALATAEQEGKLPKGAANLTLGPSAQPGEVICKLALSGIVEELGPGGDLLTAAEQEGRRRARAVVEFLKSLPLFARAFVSHAAPQVGVRESRRIIGRYQLTRDDVLAGRKFEDAVARASWPIELWAEGQLGALYEYLDDGETYDIPGRCLQSRDVSNLFVAGRCLSATHEALGSARVIGSCLATGEAAGVLAVRRAEEA; from the coding sequence GTGGACCCGGCTCGCGTGAGCTACGACGTGGTGGTCGTGGGAGGCGGCGCCGCCGGCCTGGCCGCGGCGGTGGCCGCCGCCGGCCGCGGCGCCCGCACCGCCCTCGTCGAGCGCTACGGCTTCCTCGGCGGGATGGCCACGGCCGGGATGGTCGGCACGATCTGCGGGCTCTATCGAGCGACGAAGGCCGGGCCACCCGAGCCGCTCAACCCGGGGTTTCCCGACCTCTTCGCCCGCCGTCTGGCGGCGATGCCGGGCTGCGAGCCGCCGGTGCGCCGGGGACGGACGTTCGTGCTGCCCTATACGCCCTTCGCGTTCATGTGCCTGGCCGACGAGGTGACGGCCGGCGCCGGCCCTCTCGACCTGTACCTGCACGCCCACCTCACGGCCGTGGAGCGCCACGGCGAGCGCATCGAATCGGTGCGGGTGACCACGTGGGAGCGGACCGTCGAGCTGACGGCGCAGGCGGTGGTAGACGCCAGCGGCGACGCCGTCGTCGCGTACCGCGCGGGCGCGGCGACGGAGACGTCCGCGCCGGCCGACCGGCAGCTGCCCTCGCTGATCTTCGCGCTGCAGCAGGTCGACACGGCGGCGCTGGGCTCGGGCGCGCGACTGGCGTTGCTGCGGGCGCTGGCCACCGCCGAGCAGGAGGGCAAGCTGCCCAAGGGCGCCGCCAACCTCACCCTGGGGCCCTCGGCCCAGCCGGGAGAAGTCATCTGCAAGCTGGCCCTGAGCGGGATCGTCGAGGAGCTCGGCCCGGGAGGCGATCTCCTGACCGCGGCCGAGCAGGAGGGTCGGCGGCGCGCGCGGGCCGTGGTGGAGTTCCTCAAGTCTTTGCCGCTGTTCGCCCGGGCGTTCGTGTCGCACGCGGCGCCCCAGGTCGGGGTGCGGGAGAGCCGCCGCATCATCGGACGTTATCAACTCACCCGTGACGATGTCCTGGCCGGCCGCAAGTTCGAGGACGCCGTCGCCCGGGCCAGCTGGCCCATCGAGCTCTGGGCGGAGGGCCAGCTGGGCGCGCTCTACGAGTACCTGGACGACGGCGAGACCTACGACATCCCGGGACGCTGTCTGCAGTCCAGGGACGTGAGCAACCTCTTCGTCGCCGGCCGTTGCTTGAGCGCCACCCACGAAGCCCTCGGCTCGGCGCGCGTGATCGGAAGCTGTCTGGCTACGGGTGAAGCCGCCGGCGTGCTGGCGGTCCGCCGGGCCGAGGAGGCCTAG
- a CDS encoding acyl carrier protein, whose translation MEPDEVAGTLTAFVNEQIMAPGRPIQPDDAFETVGVDSMALLKILVFVEKRFGFWMPDEDLVDEHLTSPRALANYICRRRRSP comes from the coding sequence ATGGAGCCGGACGAGGTCGCCGGGACCCTGACCGCCTTCGTCAACGAACAGATCATGGCCCCGGGCCGGCCCATTCAGCCGGACGACGCGTTCGAGACGGTCGGGGTCGATTCCATGGCGCTGCTGAAGATCCTCGTCTTCGTCGAGAAGCGGTTCGGCTTCTGGATGCCCGACGAGGATCTCGTGGACGAGCACCTCACCTCCCCCCGCGCTCTGGCGAACTACATCTGTCGCCGGCGCCGCTCGCCCTGA